CGCCGGCCTACGCCGGCCCATTCTCATCCTGGCCTTCGCCGGCTGGAACGACGCCGCCGAGTCCGCCACCGGCGCGGCGCGCTATCTCGCTCAGGTGTGGCCGTCGCGTCCCTTCGCGAGCATCGATCCCGAGGACTTCTACCACTTCGGCCTCTCGCGTCCTCACGTCCGCTTCAAGGCGGGCTCGAAGACCGAACGCGAGGTGATCTGGCCGGTCACGGAGTTCTCCCTCTCCCAGCCGGACGCGCTCGACCGCGACATCATCGTGGGCGTCGCGGTGGAGCCGCACCTCAAGTGGCGGACCTATTGCGGCGTCGTGCTGGAGCTCGCGCGCCGCGCCGGCTCGTCGCTGATCCTCACGTTGGGCGCGCTGCTCGCGGAGGTCCCGCACACGCGGCCGGTGCGCCTCACCGGCGGCTCGCACGATCCCGAGCTGGCGGCGCGGCTCGGCATCCGCCCCACCCGCTACGAGGGGCCCACCGGCATCGTGGGCGTGC
This sequence is a window from Candidatus Methylomirabilota bacterium. Protein-coding genes within it:
- a CDS encoding PAC2 family protein — protein: MTDPLTIHEEPAGLRRPILILAFAGWNDAAESATGAARYLAQVWPSRPFASIDPEDFYHFGLSRPHVRFKAGSKTEREVIWPVTEFSLSQPDALDRDIIVGVAVEPHLKWRTYCGVVLELARRAGSSLILTLGALLAEVPHTRPVRLTGGSHDPELAARLGIRPTRYEGPTGIVGVLNTLAREQDFPTASLWANVPHYISGIENPKASLALVRRVLALLNAEADLNDLEESAKQFDQNLEEIVSQNAKIADYIKKLERKKPEEGEEDPPAAKETRDELPPSSDLVAEIEQFLRQQRPESSP